Proteins from a single region of Acinonyx jubatus isolate Ajub_Pintada_27869175 chromosome D3, VMU_Ajub_asm_v1.0, whole genome shotgun sequence:
- the LOC113597094 gene encoding platelet glycoprotein Ib beta chain: MGSGPRRALSLLLLLLAPLSRPVAGCPAPCGCAGTRVDCGRRGLTWASLPAAFPPDTTELVLTGNNLTALPPGLLDSLPVLRAAHLGGNPWRCDCRLVPLRAWLAGRPERAPYRDLRCAAPPALRGRLLPYLAEDELRAACTPGALCWGALAAQLLLLGLGLLHALLLLLLLCRLRRLRARARAAHPLSLTAPLVAETAGASEFYE; the protein is encoded by the exons ATGGGCTCCG GGCCGCGCCGGGCGCTGAgcctgctgctcctgctgctaGCGCCGCTCAGCCGCCCAGTCGCGGGCTGCCCCGCGCCGTGTGGCTGTGCGGGGACGCGCGTGGATTGCGGGCGCCGCGGGCTGACATGGGCCTCGCTGCCCGCCGCCTTCCCGCCGGACACGACTGAACTGGTGCTGACGGGCAACAATCTGACGGCGCTGCCGCCGGGGCTGCTGGACTCGCTGCCGGTGCTGCGCGCCGCGCACCTGGGCGGCAACCCCTGGCGCTGCGACTGCCGCCTGGTGCCACTGCGCGCCTGGTTGGCCGGCCGGCCCGAGCGCGCGCCCTACCGCGACCTGCGCTGCGCCGCGCCCCCGGCGCTGCGCGGCCGCCTGCTGCCGTACCTGGCGGAAGACGAGCTGCGCGCCGCCTGTACGCCGGGCGCGCTCTGCTGGGGGGCGCTGGCAGCGCAGCTCCTGCTGCTCGGCCTCGGGCTCCTGCAcgcgctgctgctgctgctgctgctgtgtcgCCTGCGCCGGCtgcgcgcccgcgcccgcgccgcgCACCCGTTGTCGCTGACCGCCCCGCTGGTGGCGGAGACGGCCGGAGCCAGCGAGTTCTACGAGTAG